In Salvelinus namaycush isolate Seneca chromosome 16, SaNama_1.0, whole genome shotgun sequence, the sequence GagggtcttacaggaggcatgtacaggtcTAAAAAGGGCTTAAAACGACCACTTTCATCATGGATtttctaaaaaaaaataaaaaatggtttgtgatacaaatgtaaaaagcatttcaaacatccttcctctcctaatgaagtttctatgtgagaattgccatAATAATCTGAGATACCAAAAATGTTTTCTGCTCCTGCTGGCGTGGAATCACTCTTTGTACTCTTTCTTCATTGATGATTTTAGTTATTTTAGAAAATGACTGAAGGCTACATGACAAATCAACCACATAACTAACTGAGGTCCTAGCATCTGTTTTGTTCAGAACTGAAACGTGCAGTGGAAAGATCTCATGAGAATGGGATTTTTGGCAGATGAGTCAGATTTACACCAATGCGTTTGGGGGTTATCCCCATCTCAAACAGCCGTCCTACACCTGTCCATGTCATACTTCACTGGAGTTCACTTGGTTCATAGACCATTACATCTCAACCTCATCAGGGGAATTGGGTACTGAAAGCAGTCAAACATGTGACTCGTCTCCTCTAGCCTAATTCTCCACCACTTCTTTAAACCAGTAGGTCACAGGTTGCTGAATGATATTTAAACATCCATACATCTGTATTTGAACCTTGAAGTGTCGTCCTTCGTGTATTGTAGGCCTATTTGTTTAAATGTGACTCTGTCCAGAGTGACAGTGAGGAACATGTTGAAGGTCAGGAACACCATGAGCAGCTCATTCAGGCGTGTTGCTGATGCATAATGACAAACTGGACCTGCCAGAAAATGTGCCCTCCATCCAACAGTAGCCACTTGGAGTGTTGCCAGTGCCACATCTTGCCATGAGAACATTCAGTCACAAGGGAACTAGAATATTTTGTCCTAGTCATACACAAGCTTCAAAACACTATGTTTTTTTTGTAGTGAAATTCAAGACTACGTTGTCAATAATGACATTATGGCACGGACAGTTGTTGGAACTGACATTTTTCAAAGACTTTAGTCACCATCCTTCAGGTTAAAACATTGAGGCTGTTTACTCTTTTTAGTTTGCATTATTAGATATCTTTATTTAGTTAAAACATATATGTTTGGTGGTGGGAAGTAAGATAGGTTTTACTGTTATTCTATTTCCATAACCATTTTTGCTAAATGTATTTCTGTTTCTGCACTGGTTAAGCAGGTTAATGCTGAGAAAGAGGAAATTGACTAAGAGATTCTCAGAATCTTTGCGGCTTACAGTACCATGTGACTTGCCGGAATGAAGACTGGAACTGGTGCTCATTTGCATATTTTGCGCTGGTTGAGGAAAGGGGGGTCTGTGGAGAGGAAACCTTTTAGTTTTGTTTACATATGTGGATCATACAAGTGACTCAACTCATATCTCTATATAGATCACGTATAGCTGGGGATGCAACCACAGAGAAAGCCCGCCAAAATACCCCTTTATAGTCAATCTACCATCTTATGCATTCAAATGTGCAATACTGATGATAAAGCATTTGCACCTGCTTTAATAAAATAGTCCTATAGATCCATATtgattacagtaccagtcaaaagtttgcacacacctacttattcaaaggtttttctttatttttactattttcttcattttagaataatagtgaagacatcaaaactatgaaataacacatttggaatcatgtagtaaccaaaaaagtgttaaacaaatcaaaatatatttgagatttgagattcttcaaagtagccaccctttgccttgatgacagttttgcacactcttggcattctctcatccagcttcatgaagaggtcacctggaatgcatttcaatgaacaagtgtgccttgttaaaagttaacttgtagaatttctttccttaatgcatttgagccaatcagttgtgttatgacagggtaggggtggtatacagaagatagccctatttggtaaaagaccaagtccatattattgcaagaacaaatcaaataagcaaagagaatcgacagtccatcattaccttaagCCGGGAAGGTCAGTTAATTAGGAAAATTTaatgaactttgaaagtttcttcaagtgccgatgcaaaaaccatcaagcgctatgacgaaactggctctcatgaagaccaccacaggaaaggaagacccaaagtttcctctgctgcagaggataagttcattagagttaccagcctcagaaattgcagcccaaataaatgcttcacagagttcaagtaacagacacatctcaacatcaactgttcagaggagagactgtgaatcaggccttaatggtcgaatttctgcaaaggaaccactacgaaaagacaccaataagaagaagagacttgcttgggccaagaaacacgagcaatggacattagacaggcggaaatctgtcctttggtctgatgagttcaaatttgagatttttggttccaaccgctgtgtctttgtgagatgcagagtaggtgaacggattatctctgcatgtgtagttcctaccatgaagcatggaggaggaggtgtgaggatTTAGAATtctaggcacacttaaccagcatggctaccacagcaatacgacatcccatctggtttgcgcttagtgggactatcatttgtttttcaataggacaatgacccaaaagcaagaccaagaaggagagtgatggagtgctgcatcagatcacctggcctccacaatcacccaacctcaacccaattgagatggtttgggatgagttggaccatttagagtgaaggaaaagcagccaacaattgctccgcatatgtgggaactctttcaagactgttggaaaatcagtCCAGGAGAAActggttgtgagaatgccaagagtgtgcaaagctgtcatcaaggcaaagggtggctacattgaagaatctgaaatctaaaatatatttagatttaacacttttttttgattactacatgattccaaatgtgttatttcatagttttgatgtcttcactattattctacaaagtagaaaatagtaaaaataaagaaaaacccttgaatgagtaggtgtgtccaaacgtttgactggtactgtaaattacATACAACTGCATTAATCGTACTTTGTCATACTTTGTCAGTCATATGCTACTTCATACGTATTAATTTGATCTAGGCTTCGTCAGAAAGATGTATGTTGCATTTTGTTGTAACACCTAATTCCCTCTTGTTTGCAGCTGATCAAGTATATGGAGACCAAGATATGCATGAAGTTGTCCGTAAACACTGCATGGACTACTTGGTAAGTTTTCTTCTTTCTTTGGTTAACAGGCAGATTTCACCTGTTGGGATTTTTCATAATGAAAATGTGTACTCTAATTTCAGACGAAAAATGCAGACTACTTTTCGAACTACGTGACAGAAGACTTCACCACGTACATCAACAGGAAGAGGAAAAACAACTGCCACGGGAACCATATTGAGATGCAGGCTATGGCAGAGATGTACAATCGACCAGTGGAAGTTTACCAGGAGGGCACAGGTGTGTTTTTCAGTAGTGGGCCATGCCAGGTGCATTATTATCAGAGCTAATGGTCCTCTGGTAGGCCCTCTGTAACTCAGTCAGTAGAGCAATGGCGCTTGAgacgccagggtagtgggttcgaaTCCCAGGATCACCCATACGTAAAGATTTATGTAAGCATGACTAAGTTGCTGTGGATAAAAGTGACTGCTAAatagcatatattattattactgtacACAGTTTGTAATTTTTGAGTTTTATGGCCTTTGACGTGTAGGCCTACTTGAGAGAGATTACTAATAGGTACTCCTGTGAGTTATTGGACTGTTTTTCAAACAGGACTGACATTTTATTATTGATTAAAATCTAGACAATTTGGGCATTAGTGTTTTAAATCGAATTTCTTCTGAATAAGTGTGGACATAGTAGTGTACTACATTGATCACGTAGTTCTGTTAActctttttttttctcctcctcttccagaACCAATCAACACGTTCCATGGCATTCATCAAAACAATGACGAACCAATCAGAGTCAGCTACCATCGTAACATTCACTACAACTCTGTGGTGAACCCCAACAAAGCGACAATTGGAGTAGGCCTTGGGCTTCCTGCTTTAAAACCAGGGGTGGGTACCTACATCTTGTCTTTAGGATTTAACACGGAAGTGGGCAATATATCCTTGTGGTTGTTACATTACtagaaaataaaaacagtatttaGATGTGTAAAACAGGCCATTTGAGGACAACTGGTAGAGTTATGTAGGCTCATCTATAAGTGACCTTGGTCTCAGAATGGCTCCCTGTcagaataaaggttaaatgtgtGTTCTGGAGAATTTCATTAGGTTCCCTTGATTCTAATTGATTCACCTTGATTTACGATGCTAGAGATGTTGGCCCGGTTTACGACGGTGTGACTGTCTTCTTCCTGTGTGTGACTCAGTTGACCCCTCTGTCACGCTAAATGATTGTTTGAAAGCACTGTTGCCTAATCGTTGCTTTTTTAGTGCGTTGACATGTTCCAGCTGGCAGCCTGCATTGCCTCTGAGTCACAGACGCATCTCACATTGCATTGTCATTTCAGTGACGAGCAGTTTAAGTTGAGTTCATGATTATATGATTTATTGACATTAACCAATTAGCAGCTGGCTAGCATTGCTGTTAGTGTTGTTATCGGTTCCATTGCCTTTTCCTGTCTTAACAGGTGGTTGTTATCACATTTGACTTAATTGATTAGTCGCATAAAGTTATAAAGTATTTTTGGATGCAGCGTTGGTTGTGTAATAGTGCAATTGAAATCTTTCATAACTGAATCATTCGGAGATCTTGTGACTTTCCCCTGACGAAATGGATGACGTCCATGGGTCCATCCAGACACAGTCAGGCAGCCAGGCAGACTCAGTCAGAGTGGAAAAGTGGGAGAGAGGTGACAGTCTTTGGGTCATCATAGCTTAAGATCCCTGCGAGACGAGAGCGTGTGGCCTGGAGTGTCCCACTTTCAGAACACATACACATCAAAGGAAGGGAGGCTGAGCTCAGAGAGGGGCAACATTCCACATGTCCCCGTCTCTCTGGAGGAGCCTATTAGCAGTACACTGTGCTGTTTGTGTTGAGATGCCTAATGATAACACTACCATGATCAACAAGCAGTGCATCATGGTGAATGACCCCACAGTAATTAGAAAACACTAGCCTGGGCTCCTTGGCTAGGAAAACCACTGTAGCACTCAACAGAATAGCTGTTTGTTGATGTATATTGTATTTATTGAAGATTGCTGTTTTGTATTGTTATTGGTTGAATGTTGGCAGATGTTTGAGCCAGTTAGAAGTGACAATgttttgattaaaacacataaaTGTGGATGGAGAGTCTtatctacttttttttttaaactttctaATTTGTAAGGGGGAAAACATATTGTCTTAATAGTGTCATTTGTTGTCATTAAACAGCTTCATAACATTGCGGTTGTCATGAAgcgctagctagataacggtggCACTGTTGAGGTATCTTGGGTACTCAAAGTGCTTTAGAAGCACATCAGATGTTATCGGTAGGCCTAAGGAGTTGTTGTTAGTTGGGAACTAGCTGTGAACTTTGTGCATTGGTCTCATTCATCATATTGAGCAGGGCAGAGGACCATGACGTTATGGGGAACCGACTGTGCAGTTGGATTGTTCAGGCGCTAAGGACATGTTGTCTACCATGGGTGGAGCTCCCACATAGAGGGTCACACACCTAGCCATCTCCATTAAGCCTTAGATTAGGAAACGGGCATGCTTTCCTAGAAAGGCTGGAGGCAGTTTTTCCATTTGCTAAATTCTGAGTGTCCTGATTGTCTCTTACTAATGCGCGCATGGACAAAGATATCAAAGACCTGGAGTAATTTCTAGACAGATAGCGACATTCTCTTGATAGCCAGCAGACTAAACTTGTCAAATCTCCTTGATAAGGTGTGAAGGATCTGAAGAGTTTGTCTTGGTCGTTACACATTGTTACTTGGTCGTTACACATTGTTACTTGGTCGTTACACATTGTTACTTGGTCGTTACACATTGTTACTTGGTCGTTACACATTGTTACTTGGTCGTTACACATTGTTACTTGGTCGTTACACATTGTTACTTGGTCGTTACACATTGTTACTTGGTCGTTACACATTGTCCCCTAGGCCTGGGAATTGCCGgggacctcatgatacgatattatcacgatacttaggtgccaatGCGATATGTAATActattctcatgattctatatgtgcatattgctcaccatatgtctgctgcatatgggacaagagagagagagtgagaaaagagAGTGAGTCACTCTCACAAGAGAGTGAGCCATGAGAAAATGAGTCTGGATCCCTATTTTAAAAATTGAGTTTTGATGCAGGCCCAGCCAACTAGTGCAAAAATGATATTGTCGATATGATATAtcatcaaaaataatatcccgatatgtaactatcgatttatttcagttttatgTCCAGTTAGTgatctctgtcctctccctccctcccagcagtATGTAGACCAGTCACTTATGAAGAACGCTATAAAGACCTCTGAGGAGTCATGGATCGAGCAGCAGATGCTGGAGGACAAGAAGAGAGCCACGGACTGGGAGGCCACCAACGAGGCCATTGAGGAGCAGGTGGCCAGGGAGTCCTACCTGCAGTGGCTCCAGGACCAAGAGAAGCAGGCGCGCCAGGTGAGAGAAAACGTGGAAGTACATGGCAGATTAAAGAGCAATTCAGTGACATCCTTCTTAGAAAGACAATAGTACCACATTTGGTTCATATGAATCTAGTGTCCAGTATAGAAGTGTTGCAGCAGCTGGCATGTGTTTTAATGAGGTccatgtctccctctcctcccagcccCGTAAGGCTAGTGCCACCTGCAGCTCGGCCACCGCAGCATCTTCTAGTGGTCTGGAGGAGTGGAGTGCCCGCTCGCCCCGGCAGCGCAGCTCAGCTCCCTCACCGGAGAACACTGACCCCTCTCACTCAGACACAAGCAACAAGCCTCCCTCCCCTGCTGGGGCAGCCCTCATGTCCAAGCCCCCTTCACCTTGTGCCCCAGGTTAGTCACTGTGACAAACCATCAGAAGTGTCATGAATCAACTGAGAGGGTTGTGTATCAAATTAACATTGGAATCGTAGGGTTTCATCTTTGTAAAGAATCTTGATTTGATGATGGGAATGTCTCTCTGCCCCCTACTCTAGGTCCCAGCAACCAGGCTTGTGTTGGGCCTGATAGACCCACCTCCTCTCTGAAGTCGCTGTACCCGGCCCTGGAGTACCGTGCTATCATGAAAGAAATGTCACCCACCGCCTTTGGTAAGATAATCACTTGCTCTTTCTTTACTTAAAGACTTACTCAAATGAATGCATTCAATTCAGTTCAAACAACTGTATTTGTCCCCTTAGGGCAATTACTGCTGTTGTATGTTATGTTATTTATATGTTATTCATAGAATGGGTAGTATGTTCAGTTTGAGATGTAATATTTCGCTTGGGATAGTTTTCAACACTAGCTGCAATCCTTAACATAAGGCATATCAATTACAGTGTTCTAGACAGTGTTATTACACATCCTCTGTTAAAGCACGGTGCTGTAGCTGCTGCTGGACTGAAGACACTTGAATAACAACATATGTATGCTAGAGATTAGtggaacatttttgttttgtttttttacataacTTTCAAATGTAAATGATAGGATAGGTTAAAGTGTATCATCATAATGTTTCTTTTTTATtagatttattaggatccccattagcgaAGCAAATCTTACTGGGttccgacacataacgaaaaatacattaccgacaaaataatttaaaatgtaCATAATGTACATTTTTAAAAACTGTGTGTGCACCTATCAGTTATACATACATGTAGCTTTAAAGTATTTGGGTCACCATAGGACATGTATTGTTTTTACTGATCACCTCTCATGATGGTATATTCTATCGCTTAGCAACTCTGTATCTGAAAGGAAAACAAACAGGAAATCAGAAGAAGAATTGTAAGAACGTAGAATAGTAGAAACATGAAACAAGGGTGTGGTGCGGGAGCAGAGTTGTAAAACGGATGCACTTCACCTGAAATGTCCTCCCTCATATTGGCTGGGTTGTGATTGGGTGCATGTACTGCCACATTTGTATTTGTGTACAAGCTTTTTCAACCCAAACAAAATCTATGTTAACCACTGTCACTAATGTgcagaatataaacagcaacTAACAATATTTTATAAACTAGTAATTCCAATACCCCTCTTGATTTAGAATAACTaccagattttttttcttctcaaagTCCTCTTACATTAGAATGCTAGAATGTTTATTTTTCCTTTCTCTATGGTGTAGGCTTAACAGACTGGGAGGATGATGAGATTCTGGCCTCAGTCTTGGCCGTTTCACAACAAGAGTACCTCGACAGCATGAAGAAGAACTCAATGCATAGAGAACCCTCTCCAGACAGCAGTTGATAAAGGggatcaagcacacacacaacgtCCCCTGGAAGGAAGGTGGCTGAACGGGGAAAAATCCAAACGTCATCATGTAACCATCCagtcttctctcctccttctccctatcATCCATCTCTGCCTCTCCACACCTACCAATAAAGATCCAGCATAATCAGACTCCACCCCCTTCCTTTCTAATACCATAGACACCATCATTGGACTTATTTAGTTGCATGTTTAATTGAACACAACCAATATCATCATAGAAAacaagaagaaaaaatatataaaaatggtCATACTTATCCTCTTAATGATTGGTTAATAtaagtttgttttattttattttcttgtTTGGgatgaaaatacttttttttttttttggaataAAAGAGGAAATCTTTCTGAAAAACAGCATTTTTGTGTATTTCTTTTTGCTATAACTGTACTTATTAATTTCATACCCACTCGAATTGATATACACTTCTAAATATTGAATAGCATTTTACCTGAATAATTGATTGGATTTGTACATAACGAGTGCAATGGAATTACCATTTATGCTAGTTtttttcaattttgtctctgttATTGCCGCCCACCCTTCATTGTTTACTTGTGGCCACTGTTTTTTACTCCCACCTAAAATTAACGTTAACCTTCCGGCAGCATTTCTTTCACAAATTAATCTGCAAGGATTATCTCCAAACAATAACAGCCATAATATGAGCTGCAGGAAATGTGGCTGCAATAGTGACAGGCAGACAATACTTTGTTATTATTAATCTATTACTATACTGTCGATGATGACAGAGCTATGTGCAATTTACTTCAGTAAAATGTTAAATATTATGTTCATGCCATGAGCACACACCTATGCACAGTGAATGCAGATACAGAATCAAGCACATCATGCACTGTAAGAAGAAGAGAGATGTGCGCGCTAAAATTAAAAAGTACCACAAGGAAGGTGCTTCTCATCAAAAGACCGCTCATTTACTGGAATGTAGCTAATTCGGAGGAAAGTAGTAGTGGTATATGAATATTAATATAGTTAAATCATGCTACATTGTGATTGGACCACAATTCAAAATACTATCACTAATGCCGCGGTGATTGGACTGGTGCTTTGTGTGGGCGTGTTCACCGCTTTAACCTTAAAAACAGCAACAAACTTTCTTTGGCCAGACGTGTCAGTTTGTTGTGCAAATTGGTCTTTCTGGGAAGCGCATCTGTCTACAGCAACTTGCTCTGTGTTGGATATTTTGAAAACTGAAGATTCTTCACGGATTAAATTCGAAATGGACATAACCTTGAACTAAATCTACACAACTGTTTTTACTTCGGATACATTCAATTTATAAAAATGTTGGACAAACGTAGTGTTGAGCTGCAATTGGATCAGGAGGATGTCAAAGGAAAAAGCGGTAAGAATTTGGAGGTGCCAGTGCCATATGTTTTTCATTTAATGGCTTATTATGTGTCATTAATGTATGGTTCACGTTTGACTGGAATATCAAGGTTGATCAAGACAGGAGGTATAGCCAGTACAAATATTTGCTTTCACAACAAGCAAGACACATACCTAGTAATGACACAATGTAGTGAACACAGAGACAGTTTCTTACATATCCTACCCTACATTACAATTCATTACAACTTTGACTATGTTTTGATGTATGTTATTTGACACCACAGGTAAAGAGTCCTTTGAGAAGCATTACCAATTCGGTGCGCTTCTTGGAAGTGGTGGATTTGGGTCTGTCTTTGCTGGTCAACGCATCTCAGATGGTCTGCAGGTACTTACAGCAAAAtattgtatttcatttttttctttCAAGTGACGAGAAAATAGTCAATGACATTAACAAAAATTCAAAACGTGTTTTTAGACCAACTTTTAAAAAATGGATATATGAACACTTGTTTATTTATCCTTAGGTGGCAATTAAGCAAGTTTCAAGTGACAGAGTGCAGCAATGGGCGCGATTGgtaagtttaaaaaaaactttatatGATTTAAGATATGCCTTTATGTCTTGTTGGGGCTTCTgccaattgtattttttttgtggtTACCATTCTTGTACACCTGACAGTCTTGTCATGTGTGGAAACAAAAAGCTGGTATTTCATGCCCTCTGCTGGAAATGGAAGAGAAACCACATTTTGTTTTTTCATAACCGTGACGTAGTTGTAATTTTGTGGAAATTACGTGGTAGGGTTTTTcctcaaatatatatattatttatttttgattttttAGGAACTTAGTATCAGTACTTCCCCTGTCTGGACCAAAAAACAAATGTCAATATATGTAAAAATAC encodes:
- the otud5a gene encoding OTU domain-containing protein 5-A isoform X1 codes for the protein MTILPKKKPNSSVGVSDHPDETDRRSGSDTHQHPHGGRTGARPRASPPPWSYQAAPPSTREDRRNEASSRPQQASPPPVVSGSPVGPGDGNGTGGIPCVAGTRGELSGSVGCGGGIGSCCSGPGLSKRRRQATCSGVAGGGTPGVAGGGGGGPSADSEEGAGYNSEDEYENASRLQSEDPATVEQQEHWFEKALGEKKGFVIKKMKEDGACLFRAVADQVYGDQDMHEVVRKHCMDYLTKNADYFSNYVTEDFTTYINRKRKNNCHGNHIEMQAMAEMYNRPVEVYQEGTEPINTFHGIHQNNDEPIRVSYHRNIHYNSVVNPNKATIGVGLGLPALKPGQYVDQSLMKNAIKTSEESWIEQQMLEDKKRATDWEATNEAIEEQVARESYLQWLQDQEKQARQPRKASATCSSATAASSSGLEEWSARSPRQRSSAPSPENTDPSHSDTSNKPPSPAGAALMSKPPSPCAPGPSNQACVGPDRPTSSLKSLYPALEYRAIMKEMSPTAFGLTDWEDDEILASVLAVSQQEYLDSMKKNSMHREPSPDSS
- the otud5a gene encoding OTU domain-containing protein 5-A isoform X2, with the translated sequence MTILPKKKPNSSVGVSDHPDETDRRSGSDTHQHPHGGRTGARPRASPPPWSYQAAPPSTREDRRNEASSRPQQASPPPVVSGSPVGPGDGNGTGGIPCVAGTRGELSGSVGCGGGIGSCCSGPGLSKRRRQATCSGVAGGGTPGVAGGGGGGPSADSEEGAGYNSEDEYENASRLQSEDPATVEQQEHWFEKALGEKKGFVIKKMKEDGACLFRAVADQVYGDQDMHEVVRKHCMDYLTKNADYFSNYVTEDFTTYINRKRKNNCHGNHIEMQAMAEMYNRPVEVYQEGTEPINTFHGIHQNNDEPIRVSYHRNIHYNSVVNPNKATIGVGLGLPALKPGYVDQSLMKNAIKTSEESWIEQQMLEDKKRATDWEATNEAIEEQVARESYLQWLQDQEKQARQPRKASATCSSATAASSSGLEEWSARSPRQRSSAPSPENTDPSHSDTSNKPPSPAGAALMSKPPSPCAPGPSNQACVGPDRPTSSLKSLYPALEYRAIMKEMSPTAFGLTDWEDDEILASVLAVSQQEYLDSMKKNSMHREPSPDSS
- the otud5a gene encoding OTU domain-containing protein 5-A isoform X3, which translates into the protein MTILPKKKPNSSVGVSDHPDETDRRSGSDTHQHPHGGRTGARPRASPPPWSYQAAPPSTREDRRNEASSRPQQASPPPVVSGSPVGPGDGNGTGGIPCVAGTRGELSGSVGCGGGIGSCCSGPGLSKRRRQATCSGVAGGGTPGVAGGGGGGPSADSEEGAGYNSEDEYENASRLQSEDPATVEQEHWFEKALGEKKGFVIKKMKEDGACLFRAVADQVYGDQDMHEVVRKHCMDYLTKNADYFSNYVTEDFTTYINRKRKNNCHGNHIEMQAMAEMYNRPVEVYQEGTEPINTFHGIHQNNDEPIRVSYHRNIHYNSVVNPNKATIGVGLGLPALKPGQYVDQSLMKNAIKTSEESWIEQQMLEDKKRATDWEATNEAIEEQVARESYLQWLQDQEKQARQPRKASATCSSATAASSSGLEEWSARSPRQRSSAPSPENTDPSHSDTSNKPPSPAGAALMSKPPSPCAPGPSNQACVGPDRPTSSLKSLYPALEYRAIMKEMSPTAFGLTDWEDDEILASVLAVSQQEYLDSMKKNSMHREPSPDSS